A window from Triticum aestivum cultivar Chinese Spring chromosome 6D, IWGSC CS RefSeq v2.1, whole genome shotgun sequence encodes these proteins:
- the LOC123144583 gene encoding prohibitin-3, mitochondrial yields MSGGGQAAVSFLTKVAKVAAGLGLTASAVSTSLYTVDGGQRAVIFDRFQGVLPAVVSEGTHFLVPWLQKPFLFDIRTRPHSFSSTSGTKDLQMVSLTLRVLARPDVERLPEIFTNLGLDYDDKVLPSIGNEVLKAVVAQFNADQLLTDRPHVSALVREALVRRAGEFNIVLDDVAITHLAYGHDFAQAVEKKQVAQQEAERSRFLVARAEQERRAAIVRAEGESESARLISDATALVGNGLIELRRIEAAKEIAGVIARSPNVSYIPSGNNGQMLLGLSTAR; encoded by the coding sequence ATGTCTGGCGGCGGGCAAGCAGCGGTCTCGTTCCTGACGAAGGTCGCAAAGGTGGCTGCCGGGTTGGGCTTGACGGCATCTGCCGTCTCCACGTCCCTCTACACGGTGGACGGCGGCCAACGGGCGGTCATCTTCGACCGCTTCCAGGGCGTTCTCCCGGCGGTCGTCTCGGAGGGCACCCACTTCCTCGTCCCCTGGCTCCAGAAGCCCTTCCTCTTCGACATCCGCACGCGCCCGCACAGCTTCTCCTCCACCTCCGGAACCAAGGATCTGCAGATGGTCAGCCTCACGCTCCGCGTCCTCGCCCGCCCCGATGTGGAACGCCTTCCTGAAATCTTCACCAACCTCGGCCTCGACTACGACGACAAGGTGCTCCCCTCCATCGGCAACGAGGTGCTCAAGGCGGTCGTCGCCCAGTTCAACGCAGACCAGCTCCTCACCGACCGTCCCCACGTCTCTGCCCTCGTCCGTGAAGCCCTCGTCCGCCGCGCCGGCGAGTTCAACATCGTGCTCGATGACGTCGCCATCACCCACCTCGCCTACGGGCACGACTTCGCCCAGGCCGTTGAGAAGAAGCAGGTCGCGCAGCAGGAGGCTGAGCGCTCCAGGTTCCTCGTTGCGCGTGCAGAGCAGGAGAGGCGTGCTGCTATCGTTCGCGCGGAGGGAGAGAGCGAGTCCGCACGGCTCATCTCAGATGCCACCGCTCTTGTAGGCAATGGCCTGATCGAGCTCAGGAGGATCGAGGCTGCCAAGGAGATAGCTGGGGTGATTGCGCGCTCACCCAATGTTTCCTACATCCCTTCTGGCAACAACGGCCAGATGCTGCTTGGGCTCAGCACTGCCCGGTGA